The genomic interval GGAAAGGTTCGCAGTCGAGAAGAAATCGAAGCCTTTGTCAAAGCCCACGCCTGGGGCCATCATGCTTCTTGCAGTTGCAAAATGGGCCCGGCCAGTGACCCGATTGCGGTGGTGGACAGCCGGTTCCGTGTCCACGGCGTCAACAATCTGCGGATTGTCGACGCTTCGGTATTCCCTGAAATTCCCGGTTTTTTTATTGTCAGCGCCATTTACATGATCGCCGAGAAAGCCACCGATGTGATTCACAATGAAGCTTTAAAATATGGGATCAGTGTTTGATTTTACCCTTCAAATCCAATTTTTAACGGCCATTGTTGATATCAATTACCTATCAGCGACAATAGAGAAGCGGTCAAGGAGCTGTTACCCGGAAAAGCAATTGTTTGGTGTTAAGGCCGGAGTAGCAAGCTGACTTGCCCACTTGCGTTAGATGCATTAACATCTTGATGACCAAACATCATAATCTCGCGGGGGTAACTTAATTATGCGGACAACACTCGATTTGGATGAAGACATCATTATCGCCCTCAAGGAACTAGCCAAACGTCACCGCCAATCCATGGGCAAGGAAGCTTCCAGACTGATCAGGCTGGCGCTGCAGACAAAAGCGGCTGAGAGCGAAGCGGCATTCACAGGTTTCGAGCCTTTTCCAGCAAAGGGCCGAAAGGTGGTCACCGACGATTTAATTGATCAAATCCGGGACAGTGAAGGCGTTTAATGAGGGCATTGCTCGATGTCAATGTACTCATAGCCCTGTTGGACGCCGCCCATATACATCACTCATTGGCCAAACAGTGGTTACTACAAGAAATCGAACACGGGTGGGCATCCTGCCCTATTACCCAAAATGGCTGTATCAGGATACTTTCTTCCCCTGCCTATCCGGGGGACTTCACGCCATCTGAAGTGGCCTCCAAATTATTCAAGGCAATGGCCCATCCGGCACACGCATTCTGGCCAGATGATTTGAGTTTATGTGATGAATCTTCGATTGCCTGGCAGCACCTATTGGGCCATAAGCAAATCACCGATGCCTATCTACTGGGGTTGGCGACCAAAAACCAAGGACGCTTTGTTACCTTCGACAAACGAATAACCTGGCAAATGGTTAGCGGCGCGAAACACGAGAATCTGGAGATAATAAGAAAGTAGGCAGAGCCAAGAATCACGTTCAGGGCACATGCATCCTTGCCCGTAATTGCTATCTCAAGTAAAAATAATACCCTATCCCCTTAAAACCACCCTCCCCCGCAAGCGGTGGAGGGTGCGATGGAGCATGCTTTGAATCCCCTTTCCCTTTGAAGGTGTGACGGCGCGGTCCTTGCCGTAAGTTACGTAACATCAGTTAATACCACCTGTTGTCAAGGTAATATTACCGAATATCCGCGTGTATTTTTCCCATCACCTCAACATTTTTTTGCCTTAACCTGATACACATCAAAAAAAGAAAAAATTTTTTGATAATCGTTTTTATTGATATTTAGTTCTTTTTTTTACAAATCAGGTTTAATTTATCTTCTGTCTACCTGAATCAAATACAACTTTGATGGGTAGAGAAACATTCCCCTCCAAGCTGGGAGAAGGTTATGAAAAAGCACCCCCTGCCCGTCTTAGTGTTGATGTCTCTGTTGGCCAGTTGCGCCGCCATCCAGGATGAAGCCACTCAGGCGGATCGTGATGAATATTCATTCCGCGCGGCGGACGAGGATTATTTCCGCGATATGGACTACGGCCTTACCAAGCATCCCGAGAAGGTTGCCGCCGCCCTCGATCCATACACACCTGGCATATCCCCAGCCGATGCGGTGGCCGCGGTGGTGCGGGGCCGCAACAACTGGATTGTCTGGACCGGTGGCAACGACCGGCTGTGGGACGAACTGAACCGGGCCAGTGTCGGTGCTTTTGATTTACTCAAGGTGGTCTCCAACCATCCCAGTCTCAAATTCAACCGCGGCAATCGCTGGTCCTACCTGGGCTTGGTCAATGAGCCTTGCTTTAAAAAACCAGGCGCCCCCCGCCAGGACCGCTTTGGTCTGTGGCTGGACGAACGCGACCCCACATGCCCGCCCGATCCTTTCGAAAACCAGCAGAAATACCCCGGCGTCAAAACCGGCGCCCGGGGCAAGACCGTCCCTGTCGGCTCCTATTATGGCTATGCCACGGGCATCGTTGGCCTGCGCCTGTTTCCCAATCCCAATTTCGACGAGAAAGCGGCTGAAGAATGGGATCCCGAACGCTATTACACCGATCCCGGCTACTACAACCGCAAGGACTTGGTGCGTCCTTACCGGGTAGGCATGTCGTGCGGTTTCTGCCATGTGGGCCCCAGCCCGGTAAATCCGCCCAAAGACTTCGAAAATCCCAAGTGGGAAAATCTCACCTCCAATCCCGGCGCGCAATATTTCTGGTGGGACCGGATCGCCATTTGGGAGGCGGATGAATCGAGTTTTGTCTATCAGATTTTCAAGACCTCCCGCCCGGGCGCTTTGGACACTTCTTTTGTTTCCACCGATTACATCAACAATCCCAGGACCATGAATGCGGTCTATAACCTGGGACCGCGCATGGCAATCGCCCGCAAACTGGGCAAGGAAAAGCTCAGCGGCGGGGAACTCAACAACAAGCGCTTCAGCGACTACCCAACCATCCCGGAAAACAGTCCCTTGCATGATTTTTTCCACAAACCGGATTCAGTCTTCACCCCGATGGTGCTCAAGGACGGCGCCGATTCGGTCGGCGCGCTGGGGGCCTTGAACCGGGTTTATGTCAACATCGGCCTGTTCAGCGAGGAATGGCTGCGCCACTTCCGCCCCTTTGTCGGCGGCAAACCCATTACCCCGTTTAAAATCTCCGTGGCCGAAGAGAATTCCGCCTACTGGCGCGCCACCGAGCTGCAAACCCCGGACGTCGCCTTGTTTTTTCTCGCCAGCGCCAAACCGGATAAGCTGCAAGCCGCGCCTGGCGGCAATCAATACCTGAACGATCCGCCGGAACAGGTCAAGCGAGGCAAGGGGGTTTTCGCTGAAAATTGCGCCCGCTGCCATTCCAGCAAGCTGCCGGAAAAAGCCTTTACTTTCTTCCCGGATCATGGCTGCAACGGTCCCAATTATCTGCAATGTTTCAACAATTACTGGAACTGGACCAAAACCGATGAATTCAAGCGGCAAATGCGCGCCATCGTGCTGCAAGACGATTTCCTTGAGGATAACTATCTTTCCAACGAATTGCGCATCCCGGTGACCTTGGTGGAAAGCAATACCTGCAGTACCCTGGCCACCAACGCCATCCAGGACAATATCTGGAACGACTTCTCCTCCTCTTCCTACAAGGCGCTGCCTTCGGTGGGTGAAATACTTGTTCACCACCCGGTCACCGGCCAGCCTTACCGCTATTCCATGCCGGCCGGTGGACTGGGTTATATTCGCGTGCCTTCCTTGGTCAGCATTTGGTCCCAGGCGCCGTTCCTGTTGAATAACACCGTCGGGGACTTCTGCTGGCAAAAGCCCCCATCCCGCGCCTATGCCCACAACCACGGAGAAACCTACGGAACCGACGCCTATTACGACGACGAATATATCTGCGACGGCACCACCGAGGACCGGATGAAGGCTTTCTACGATGGTATCGAAAAGCTGCTATGGCCGGAAAAACGTCGGGGCGACCGCCGCTATCTGACCCAATCGGGCAAGCTGCTGCCCGGCGTGATTGACCGCACGACCGCCACCAGTTATCTGCGGGTGCCGCCTGGCTTTATCCCCGATTTTCTCAAGGTGCTGCCCAACTTCCGCGACGGCATCGAAATCGGTCCCATCCCCAAGGGCACCACAGTCAATCTTCTTGCCAACATCGATTTGGAAAACAAAAAAGGCGTCATCAAATTCCTGCCCAAACTGGTCATGGCGCTCAAATCGCTGCCTCCTGACGTCGGCGACGAACAAGCCAAGGCGGCATTCGCGCCGTTGGTGGATGAAATGCTCACCCTCAACAAATGTCCGGACTTCATCGTCAACCGGGGTCATTACTTTGGCACCGGGTATCTCCCCGGCGAAAAGGGACTGAGCGATGACGACAAAAAGGCGCTGATTGCCTTCCTTAAAACGATGTAACGGAGAAAATCGATGAAACGTCGTTGGCGGCTGATGGGAATGATAATTGGGATGGCTGTACTCTCGGGCTGTTCCATGTATTCCCATACCAATGTCAAAGGTGACACGGCAGAACCGGCGGCCAGCAAAGCCACTTTCACGATTCACCATCCCCGTGGCCGATCCGAGGAGACTTTGGTCATTCTGGCATTGTCCGGAGGCGGCAGCCGGGCGGCCTACTGGTCCGGCAATGTGATGCTGGCGCTGGATGAGGTGTTTGCCGATCAGGGCTGGAACCTGCTCCACGAAGTGGATGCCATTTCCTCGGTTTCCGGAGGCTCCCTGCCCGCCGCCTATTATGCGATTACCGGCGATAGCGAGGAAGAAGCCCGGAAACTGCCATCCAAGCGGGTCTGGAACCGGGAAACCGTGCGCCGCCTGATGCGCCGCAATTACCGCATCCGCTGGGTCGGCAGTTGGTTTTTGCCGGTCAATATCGCCAGGTTTTGGTTCACCGCCTACGACCGCTCCGACATCATGGCGCAAACCTTCGCCGACAACCTCTATGACCAGCCCATGCTGGGTTGGGATCTGCGCTTTAGCGATATCAATCCGCACCGGCCCAACCTGATTCTCAATGCCACCGACGGGACCGCCGATCATTTTGGCAGGCCTTTCACCTTCACCGTGGAACAGTTCAAAGCCCTACATTCGGATCTGGGCGACTATGAAATCGCCCGCGCGGTAATGGCATCGGCTGCCTTCCCCGGCGCCTTCAATTACATGACATTAAAAGATTACAAGGAAAACAACCATTATTTCCATGTCTTCGACGGCGGCAATTATGACAACCTGGGGTTGTTGAGCGCCATGGTGGTGCTGGAAAACAACCGGCGCCGCTTTGACCGTTTTGTGGTCATCCTGGTGGATTCCTATGTGCCCGGCGGCGGCGTGGATCACGAAAAATATG from Methylothermaceae bacteria B42 carries:
- a CDS encoding DNA-binding protein is translated as MRALLDVNVLIALLDAAHIHHSLAKQWLLQEIEHGWASCPITQNGCIRILSSPAYPGDFTPSEVASKLFKAMAHPAHAFWPDDLSLCDESSIAWQHLLGHKQITDAYLLGLATKNQGRFVTFDKRITWQMVSGAKHENLEIIRK